A single region of the Leptolyngbya subtilissima AS-A7 genome encodes:
- the purL gene encoding phosphoribosylformylglycinamidine synthase subunit PurL → MTAFSTAPFSPAEIASEGIKPEEYDDIVQRLGRHPNRAELGMFGVMWSEHCCYKNSRPLLKQFPTEGPRVLVGPGENAGVIDAGDGLRVAFKIESHNHPSAVEPFQGAATGVGGILRDIFTMGARPIAVLNSLRFGDLADSRTRRLCQGVVSGIAHYGNCFGVPTVGGEVYFDAAYNGNPLVNAMAIGIMETDDIVKSGAAGLGNPVVYVGSTTGRDGMGGASFASAELTDESEQDRPAVQVGDPFLEKSLVEACLAAFKTGAIVAAQDMGAAGLTCSTAEMAAKGGVGIELDLDLIPVRETGMVPYEYLLSESQERMLFVVAKGREAEVIEIFERWGLHAVVAGTVIADPIVRILFQGDVAAEIPALALSENTPIYHRELLAEPPDYAQKAWAWSEDSLPACSGSGIALSGSENTSWTEVLHKLLGQPTIASKNWVYRQYDHQVQNNTVRRPGQGDAAVIRLRPQEAVPGYQPGGTTRGLAATVDCNARYVYLNPYEGAKAAVAEAARNLSCVGALPLAVTDNLNFGSPEKPIGYWQLANACRGLADACREFETPVTGGNVSLYNETVDSQGIPQPIYPTPVVGMVGLIDDLSRTCGQGWQQEGDLIYLLGVPVEQTGTAIADGKPLVTLGGSEYLAAVHGQATGQPPAIDMALEKRVQAACRHGIGQGWVRSAHDSAEGGLAVALAESCISGQLGAMVHLSLEADQPSQRWDRLLFGEGGARIVVSVSREHQSAWEAYLNQHLASEWQWLGTVQGDTLTLATRDGQTLIADAVKSLASTWNTAIEQRLAGES, encoded by the coding sequence ATGACAGCCTTTTCTACCGCCCCTTTTAGCCCCGCAGAAATCGCCTCTGAAGGCATCAAGCCCGAGGAGTACGACGACATTGTGCAGCGCTTGGGTCGTCACCCCAACCGCGCTGAGCTGGGCATGTTTGGGGTGATGTGGTCAGAGCACTGTTGCTACAAAAACTCGCGCCCCCTGCTCAAACAGTTCCCCACCGAAGGGCCCCGTGTGCTGGTGGGACCAGGGGAAAACGCGGGTGTGATCGATGCCGGGGATGGGCTGCGGGTGGCCTTCAAAATTGAGTCCCACAACCATCCTTCTGCCGTTGAGCCGTTCCAGGGGGCTGCTACCGGGGTCGGCGGCATTCTGCGCGACATCTTTACCATGGGGGCGCGACCGATCGCCGTGCTCAACTCCCTACGGTTTGGGGATCTGGCCGACAGCCGCACTCGCCGCCTGTGCCAGGGGGTGGTGTCGGGCATTGCCCACTACGGCAACTGCTTTGGAGTGCCCACCGTGGGTGGTGAGGTGTACTTTGACGCCGCCTACAATGGTAACCCGCTGGTGAATGCGATGGCGATCGGCATCATGGAAACCGACGACATCGTCAAATCTGGGGCGGCGGGCCTGGGTAACCCAGTGGTGTACGTGGGCTCTACCACTGGGCGCGATGGCATGGGCGGGGCCAGCTTCGCCAGCGCGGAATTGACCGACGAGTCTGAGCAAGACCGCCCTGCCGTGCAGGTGGGCGACCCTTTTCTCGAAAAGTCCTTGGTGGAGGCCTGTTTGGCGGCATTTAAGACGGGGGCGATCGTCGCCGCTCAAGACATGGGGGCGGCGGGCCTGACCTGTTCCACCGCCGAGATGGCGGCCAAGGGGGGCGTCGGCATCGAGCTAGATCTCGACCTCATCCCTGTGCGGGAAACCGGCATGGTGCCCTATGAGTATCTGCTGTCGGAATCCCAAGAGCGGATGCTGTTTGTGGTTGCCAAGGGCCGTGAAGCCGAGGTGATCGAGATCTTCGAGCGCTGGGGGCTGCACGCCGTGGTGGCCGGAACAGTGATTGCAGATCCAATTGTGCGGATTCTGTTCCAGGGTGATGTTGCCGCCGAAATTCCTGCCCTGGCTTTGTCGGAAAATACACCGATCTACCACCGTGAGCTGTTGGCCGAACCGCCAGACTACGCCCAAAAAGCCTGGGCTTGGAGCGAAGACAGCCTGCCAGCCTGCTCTGGGTCCGGCATTGCGCTTTCCGGTTCAGAGAATACCTCCTGGACTGAGGTACTTCACAAGCTGCTAGGCCAGCCGACGATCGCCTCTAAAAACTGGGTCTACCGCCAGTACGACCACCAGGTGCAAAACAATACCGTACGTCGCCCTGGCCAGGGCGACGCCGCCGTCATTCGTCTACGTCCCCAGGAAGCGGTCCCTGGGTATCAACCAGGCGGTACCACCCGAGGGCTGGCGGCTACGGTAGACTGCAACGCCCGCTACGTCTACCTCAACCCCTACGAAGGCGCCAAAGCCGCCGTGGCCGAGGCCGCCCGCAACCTTAGCTGTGTTGGGGCTTTGCCCCTGGCGGTGACCGACAACCTCAACTTTGGCAGCCCCGAAAAGCCTATTGGCTACTGGCAATTAGCCAACGCCTGCCGGGGCCTGGCCGACGCCTGTCGCGAGTTTGAGACCCCGGTCACCGGGGGCAATGTCTCGCTCTACAACGAGACGGTGGATAGCCAGGGCATCCCTCAGCCCATTTACCCCACCCCTGTGGTTGGCATGGTGGGGCTGATTGACGATTTGAGCCGCACCTGCGGCCAGGGCTGGCAGCAAGAGGGTGACTTGATCTACCTGCTGGGTGTGCCGGTGGAGCAGACCGGGACAGCGATCGCTGATGGCAAGCCCCTAGTTACCCTGGGCGGCTCGGAGTACCTGGCAGCGGTCCACGGTCAGGCGACTGGACAACCCCCGGCGATCGATATGGCGCTTGAGAAGCGAGTGCAGGCCGCCTGCCGCCACGGTATTGGCCAGGGTTGGGTGCGATCGGCCCACGATAGTGCCGAGGGTGGATTGGCTGTGGCCTTGGCAGAATCGTGCATTAGCGGCCAGCTTGGGGCTATGGTGCATCTTTCCCTGGAGGCCGATCAACCTAGTCAGCGGTGGGATCGGCTGCTGTTTGGGGAAGGGGGCGCAAGAATTGTCGTCTCGGTGAGCCGCGAGCATCAGTCCGCTTGGGAGGCTTACCTGAATCAACACCTGGCGAGTGAGTGGCAATGGTTGGGCACCGTGCAGGGCGACACCTTGACCCTTGCTACTCGGGATGGTCAAACGTTGATTGCCGATGCGGTTAAATCTTTGGCTTCCACTTGGAACACCGCGATCGAGCAGCGGTTAGCTGGGGAGAGCTAG
- a CDS encoding GNAT family N-acetyltransferase, producing the protein MMIRAEHPADLESVYQVNAIAFGREHEAKLVDRLRGLPHTLSLVTVVRDAMVGHIFFSPVTFENVDTKSPMVLGLGPVAVLPDHQHQGIGTQLIRQGIEQCRQIGSGAVVVLGDPQFYARFGFIPAKERALRCEYTVPEGAFRVLELKPGILENCRGLVRYRPEFADCE; encoded by the coding sequence ATGATGATTCGAGCTGAGCATCCAGCGGATCTTGAGTCGGTTTACCAGGTCAATGCGATCGCCTTTGGTCGCGAGCATGAGGCCAAGCTGGTCGATCGGCTGCGGGGGTTGCCCCATACGCTATCTCTGGTGACGGTGGTGAGGGATGCGATGGTGGGCCACATCTTTTTCAGCCCGGTCACCTTTGAGAACGTTGATACGAAGAGTCCAATGGTTTTGGGCCTGGGGCCGGTGGCTGTGCTGCCAGACCACCAGCACCAGGGCATTGGGACACAACTCATTCGCCAGGGAATAGAGCAATGCCGTCAGATCGGCAGCGGGGCAGTGGTTGTGCTAGGCGACCCGCAGTTTTATGCTCGGTTTGGTTTCATTCCTGCCAAAGAGAGGGCACTGCGGTGTGAGTACACCGTTCCCGAGGGCGCGTTTCGAGTGCTGGAACTGAAGCCGGGGATCTTGGAGAATTGCCGGGGACTGGTGCGGTATCGCCCGGAGTTTGCCGACTGCGAGTAG
- a CDS encoding FHA domain-containing protein, with protein MTSSGPYLALKTGSGDRQLSLAGGSCWTVGRGDDNNFVLPDRWISRNHAMLQDADSGRFYLIDLGSRNGTFVNGRRVSVPVILHDGDLLTFGQTELRFFSPQDAAVALEAPLAGIHGDATATAMLHVRQLISVMVVDIRDFTVLTRQIDEKILSEAIGTWFRRAGEIIGQYGSWVDKYIGDAVMTVWVHGPEGADQASMIKILQAVSTLAEMTSQLHEQFPLPFPLRIGAGINTGHAMVGNTGSGDRPDYTALGDTVNAAFRLESATKSLGLDIAIGETTYKYLQSGVDDPCFKHFTVELKGYEAPITTRAGTFVDLNKFLAAYS; from the coding sequence GTGACTTCATCTGGCCCCTACCTTGCGCTTAAAACAGGCTCCGGCGATCGCCAGCTTTCCTTGGCGGGTGGCAGTTGCTGGACAGTAGGGCGGGGCGACGACAATAATTTTGTGCTGCCTGACCGGTGGATATCGCGCAACCACGCCATGCTTCAGGATGCTGATAGCGGCCGGTTTTACCTAATCGACCTGGGCAGTCGCAACGGTACCTTTGTCAACGGGCGTCGGGTCAGCGTGCCGGTCATTCTCCACGACGGCGATCTGCTCACCTTTGGTCAGACCGAACTGCGGTTTTTCTCACCTCAAGATGCCGCTGTGGCGTTAGAGGCGCCCCTGGCTGGAATCCACGGGGATGCTACCGCTACGGCCATGCTCCACGTGCGCCAGCTAATTTCGGTCATGGTGGTCGACATTCGCGACTTCACCGTACTGACCCGCCAGATTGACGAAAAAATTCTCTCCGAAGCCATTGGCACCTGGTTTCGCCGCGCTGGAGAAATCATTGGTCAATACGGCAGCTGGGTCGATAAATACATCGGTGATGCTGTGATGACGGTATGGGTTCATGGCCCCGAGGGGGCCGACCAGGCCAGCATGATCAAGATTTTGCAGGCTGTCAGCACCCTGGCCGAAATGACGAGTCAGCTCCACGAGCAGTTTCCGCTGCCGTTCCCTCTGCGCATTGGGGCTGGCATCAACACGGGCCACGCCATGGTTGGCAACACCGGCAGCGGCGATCGCCCCGACTACACCGCCCTAGGCGACACTGTCAACGCAGCTTTTCGCCTAGAGTCTGCGACTAAATCCCTAGGCCTAGATATCGCCATTGGCGAAACTACCTACAAATACTTGCAATCTGGGGTAGATGACCCCTGCTTTAAGCACTTTACCGTAGAGCTGAAAGGCTACGAAGCGCCCATCACCACCCGTGCTGGCACCTTTGTCGATTTGAACAAGTTTTTAGCTGCATACTCTTGA
- a CDS encoding DUF3120 domain-containing protein, with product MSLSYSSASDKTLPWLALIQGWIARSGLQIKVFGAALGLVILPVFVQAPLVRYFPWVSLAITPLWLVLGAWLMRRPRWSLWGDLIVGFGWIWLTGSLYWGWFRWDPVIHLPIEALGLPIALVCLCQGWGRVGSYFFLGSLLGTAVTDLYINWMHLFPTWQQLMLTSPDAAPLVLRAASATLQTDVAACRAVILVLFLLVATAIALSTSRQLAWWAFGGAVFSTLVVDGLFFLTAALA from the coding sequence TTGAGCCTTTCCTACAGTTCTGCTTCCGATAAGACGTTGCCGTGGCTGGCCCTCATCCAGGGCTGGATAGCACGTTCAGGTCTTCAAATTAAGGTCTTTGGGGCAGCGCTGGGCCTGGTGATTCTGCCGGTGTTTGTGCAGGCCCCCCTGGTGCGCTACTTTCCCTGGGTGAGCCTGGCTATTACCCCTCTGTGGCTGGTGCTGGGAGCGTGGCTAATGCGGCGTCCTCGCTGGAGCCTTTGGGGTGACTTGATTGTGGGCTTTGGATGGATTTGGCTGACCGGCTCGCTGTACTGGGGCTGGTTTCGATGGGATCCGGTTATTCATTTACCGATTGAGGCTCTGGGCTTGCCGATCGCCCTGGTTTGCCTATGTCAAGGCTGGGGCCGAGTGGGCAGCTATTTCTTCTTGGGGTCTTTGTTAGGTACGGCAGTCACAGACCTCTACATCAACTGGATGCATTTGTTTCCCACCTGGCAACAGCTGATGCTAACCAGCCCAGATGCGGCACCTTTGGTGCTGCGAGCAGCTAGCGCGACCCTGCAAACGGATGTGGCAGCCTGTCGAGCCGTGATTTTGGTACTGTTTTTGCTCGTGGCGACGGCGATCGCCCTCAGCACCTCGCGTCAGCTTGCTTGGTGGGCCTTTGGGGGAGCCGTGTTTAGCACGCTTGTCGTTGACGGGTTATTTTTTCTGACGGCGGCGCTAGCTTAG
- a CDS encoding undecaprenyl-diphosphate phosphatase, which translates to MNSVFLGLVATVVQAGSGATTPPTETMNLFQAIVIGIVQGLTEFLPISSTAHVKMVPVVLGWGDPGVAFTAVIQLGSIAAILYYFWDDLRQVTMGMVKATTTRQFDSSEFRLGLGILLGTIPIVVGGLLIKAFIPDFDNSPLRSASTIAMVSILMALILAAAEIVGRRKRTFEALTLKDGVTMGFAQALALVPGVSRSGSTLTAGLFMGLERSTAARFSFLLGVPAITLSGLVELKGFLDTGFGAAGPLPLLGGIVAAVVSSYLAIFWLIRFLKQHSTWVFVWYRLAFGAAILLALATGKMQNI; encoded by the coding sequence ATGAATAGTGTGTTCCTTGGTCTAGTAGCTACGGTAGTCCAAGCGGGCAGCGGCGCGACCACGCCCCCCACGGAGACGATGAACCTGTTCCAAGCCATTGTGATTGGCATTGTGCAGGGGCTAACAGAATTTTTACCGATCAGCAGCACAGCCCACGTCAAGATGGTGCCTGTAGTGCTGGGCTGGGGAGACCCAGGGGTGGCGTTTACCGCAGTCATTCAGCTGGGCAGCATTGCAGCCATTCTTTACTACTTTTGGGATGACCTCCGCCAGGTGACGATGGGCATGGTCAAGGCCACAACGACTCGACAGTTTGATTCCTCAGAATTTCGCCTAGGGTTGGGTATTTTGCTGGGCACAATTCCTATTGTGGTGGGTGGACTCTTAATCAAAGCCTTCATTCCAGATTTTGATAATTCGCCCTTGCGCAGTGCCTCCACCATTGCCATGGTCTCTATTTTGATGGCCCTGATCCTAGCTGCTGCTGAGATTGTGGGCCGCCGCAAGCGCACCTTTGAGGCGCTCACCTTGAAGGATGGCGTGACTATGGGCTTTGCCCAGGCTCTAGCGCTGGTTCCCGGCGTATCGCGATCGGGGTCTACCCTAACTGCTGGCCTGTTTATGGGATTAGAGCGATCGACAGCGGCGCGGTTCTCCTTTTTGCTGGGGGTACCGGCTATTACGCTATCGGGGCTAGTAGAGCTGAAGGGGTTTCTAGACACTGGATTTGGGGCGGCTGGCCCGTTGCCGCTGCTCGGCGGCATCGTAGCGGCGGTGGTGTCGTCTTATCTAGCAATTTTTTGGCTAATTCGCTTTTTGAAGCAGCACAGCACCTGGGTGTTTGTGTGGTACCGTCTGGCCTTCGGAGCAGCCATTCTGCTGGCGTTGGCTACCGGAAAAATGCAAAACATCTAA
- a CDS encoding TIGR03279 family radical SAM protein, producing MAASAIRPARITRVMPDSIADEIGFEPGDALVAINGQKPRDLIDYRFLCADEDLTLEVLDTRGKTHHVDIEKEIDDDLGLEFDTALFDGLMQCNNACPFCFIDQQPPGKRGTLYLKDDDYRLSFLYGSYLTLTNLLPQEWDRIAQMRLSPLYVSVHATEAEVRSRLLKNSRAGQILDQLAWFRDQRLQIHAQVVVCPGINDGDHLDTTLRDLAQFHEGEVPAVASTAVVPVGLTRFRPADDELTPVTQAQAQQVIAQVQAFQQDCQRRFGTNFVWLADEWFLIAQQEVPEESHYEDYPQLGNGVGSIRQFLKDFQQSAEDYLPEAVSPPRTLTWVVGNAVEHAFQPIVDRLNTVQGLTVRLAALASDYWGREMTVTGLLTGHDLLLGLQDSPDQLLRWDEASNHRPLGDALLLPTVMLKPSDSGQARDTLFLDDLSVAEISQRLGCPVIPVDDTDALVQACCGELPAHSFADLQPAVGYWTPS from the coding sequence ATGGCTGCCTCGGCTATTCGCCCTGCTCGCATCACCCGGGTGATGCCCGATTCTATTGCAGACGAGATTGGTTTTGAGCCCGGCGATGCCCTAGTAGCCATCAATGGCCAGAAACCTCGCGACTTGATCGACTATCGCTTTCTCTGCGCTGACGAAGACCTCACCTTGGAGGTGCTAGATACTCGGGGCAAGACTCACCACGTTGACATCGAAAAAGAGATCGATGACGATCTGGGCCTAGAGTTTGACACAGCCCTCTTTGACGGGCTGATGCAGTGCAACAACGCCTGCCCCTTTTGCTTCATCGATCAGCAGCCCCCCGGCAAGCGCGGCACGCTTTACCTCAAAGATGACGACTACCGCCTCAGCTTTCTCTACGGCAGCTACTTGACCCTCACTAACCTGCTGCCCCAGGAGTGGGATCGCATTGCCCAGATGAGGCTATCGCCCCTGTATGTGTCGGTGCATGCTACAGAAGCGGAGGTGCGATCGCGCCTGCTCAAAAATTCCCGAGCTGGTCAAATTCTCGATCAGCTGGCCTGGTTCCGCGACCAGCGATTGCAGATTCATGCTCAGGTGGTGGTCTGTCCCGGCATCAACGATGGTGACCACTTGGACACCACCCTACGAGATTTAGCCCAGTTTCACGAGGGTGAAGTGCCTGCGGTAGCTTCGACAGCCGTAGTACCCGTGGGTCTCACCCGGTTTCGCCCTGCCGACGATGAGCTGACTCCGGTAACTCAGGCCCAGGCCCAGCAGGTGATTGCTCAGGTGCAAGCCTTCCAGCAGGATTGCCAGCGGCGGTTTGGCACAAATTTTGTCTGGCTGGCTGACGAGTGGTTTTTAATTGCCCAGCAAGAGGTGCCCGAGGAGAGCCACTATGAGGACTATCCCCAACTGGGCAACGGGGTAGGGTCGATTCGTCAGTTTCTCAAAGATTTTCAGCAGTCAGCTGAGGACTACTTGCCAGAGGCCGTCAGCCCACCGCGTACTTTGACTTGGGTAGTGGGCAATGCGGTGGAGCATGCCTTTCAACCCATCGTCGATCGCCTCAACACCGTCCAAGGTTTGACGGTTCGCCTAGCCGCCCTAGCCAGCGACTACTGGGGACGCGAGATGACAGTAACAGGCCTGCTGACCGGCCACGATCTGCTGCTGGGACTGCAGGATTCGCCTGACCAGCTACTGCGCTGGGATGAGGCTTCCAACCATCGCCCCCTAGGCGATGCCCTACTGCTGCCGACGGTCATGCTGAAGCCCAGCGATTCAGGCCAAGCCAGAGACACTCTGTTTTTAGACGACCTCAGCGTTGCCGAAATCAGCCAGCGCCTTGGTTGCCCAGTCATTCCTGTAGACGACACCGACGCTTTGGTGCAGGCCTGCTGCGGCGAGCTACCCGCCCACAGCTTCGCTGATTTGCAACCCGCCGTTGGCTATTGGACACCGTCGTGA
- a CDS encoding TolC family protein: MVSMLYSYCRCLIPLSLGITLSSWSAAGLANSEPRPLADESPGISITQAETEALEASPAAIEEDVPAPEAGAPGLEPGEEAVPLDADENTTPSSTVQTGPLIPQSDRPTEQGFETPPDYLTPNANPLLVPTQPEEVEILGTQPLSLETALELAYRNSEELRVAQLRLERNQAGLRVQQAARLPTVDLGANVQTANQSSSGSGGTFDSTSTTAGSTLRTDYDLGLSGERSARIRAAERQVRVSELQVEQTREDLRLNTTTDYYAVQEAIEQIRINQAFLEAAERNLRDTQLREEVGVGTRFDVLQAEVQVANARQTLTQAISQRQISQRQLARRLNIQPSVDLTTLAVNIAGAWPLSLEESIVLAFQNRSELEQFLVEREFNDAQRQASLAAVRPNLGVFAQYGVQSLLSSSSGASSSIDDGFSLGAQFNWRLFDGGAARASADQSEIDIETDESEFESARNDIRVQVEEAYYTLVSNQSNIDTASVAVNQAEEALELANLRFNAGVGTQLEVINAIRDLTEAQGNLVTAVLEYNRALARLERAVSNLDTPADDTPETVQE; the protein is encoded by the coding sequence ATGGTGTCTATGCTTTACTCTTATTGCCGTTGCCTCATACCGCTAAGCCTAGGCATTACCCTATCTAGCTGGTCCGCTGCGGGGTTAGCTAACTCTGAGCCTCGTCCCCTAGCCGACGAGAGCCCGGGAATAAGCATTACCCAGGCCGAAACCGAAGCCCTAGAGGCATCCCCAGCCGCTATTGAAGAAGATGTGCCTGCCCCCGAGGCAGGTGCACCAGGACTGGAACCCGGCGAAGAGGCCGTGCCTTTGGATGCTGACGAAAATACTACGCCCTCTTCCACAGTGCAGACTGGCCCTTTGATACCCCAGTCCGATCGCCCCACAGAGCAGGGTTTTGAGACCCCGCCCGACTACCTAACTCCCAACGCCAATCCTCTGCTGGTGCCGACTCAGCCCGAGGAGGTAGAAATCTTGGGTACCCAGCCGTTGTCATTGGAAACGGCCCTGGAACTGGCCTACCGCAACAGCGAAGAACTGCGGGTGGCGCAGCTGCGGCTGGAGCGCAACCAGGCAGGTTTGAGAGTTCAGCAAGCAGCGCGGCTGCCGACGGTAGATTTGGGAGCCAACGTGCAAACCGCTAACCAGTCGTCATCGGGCTCGGGGGGAACCTTTGACTCTACTAGCACCACCGCTGGCAGCACCCTCAGAACCGACTATGACCTGGGCCTGTCGGGGGAGCGATCGGCCCGCATTCGAGCGGCAGAACGTCAGGTGCGAGTCTCTGAGCTTCAGGTGGAACAAACCCGTGAAGATTTGCGGCTCAATACCACCACTGATTATTACGCGGTGCAGGAGGCGATCGAGCAAATTCGCATCAACCAAGCCTTTTTAGAGGCTGCCGAGCGTAATCTGCGCGATACCCAGCTGCGGGAAGAAGTCGGTGTAGGCACTCGATTTGACGTTTTGCAGGCGGAGGTGCAGGTGGCCAACGCGCGCCAAACCCTCACCCAGGCCATCAGCCAGCGACAGATTTCCCAGCGACAGCTGGCCCGACGGCTCAACATTCAGCCCTCGGTCGATCTAACGACCCTGGCCGTCAACATTGCCGGAGCCTGGCCGCTCTCACTAGAGGAAAGCATTGTGCTGGCCTTCCAAAACCGATCAGAGCTAGAGCAATTCTTAGTCGAGCGAGAGTTCAACGATGCTCAGCGTCAGGCTAGCCTGGCAGCGGTTCGCCCTAATCTAGGGGTATTTGCCCAGTACGGAGTCCAGAGCTTGCTGAGCTCATCGTCGGGGGCATCATCTAGCATCGACGACGGATTTTCCTTAGGAGCACAGTTCAACTGGCGGCTATTTGATGGCGGGGCTGCTCGAGCCAGCGCCGACCAGAGCGAAATCGACATTGAAACCGATGAGTCGGAGTTTGAGAGCGCCCGCAACGACATTCGGGTGCAGGTGGAAGAGGCCTACTACACCCTGGTGTCTAACCAGTCAAATATTGATACGGCTTCGGTAGCCGTCAACCAGGCTGAGGAAGCGCTAGAGCTGGCCAATCTGCGGTTCAATGCTGGGGTGGGCACGCAGCTAGAGGTAATCAATGCCATTCGAGATTTGACTGAAGCCCAGGGCAACTTGGTGACCGCAGTGCTCGAATACAACCGCGCTTTAGCCCGTCTAGAACGAGCCGTAAGCAATCTAGACACCCCGGCCGACGATACTCCAGAAACTGTTCAAGAGTAG
- a CDS encoding Mov34/MPN/PAD-1 family protein, producing MADLYLDADCYQAIVEAAVAGYPKECCGLLVGRRRSGEESPGEVARTVVEVVTLNNAWDPSLLDYTDPTGDGAHSLRDRYWIDPADMLAVQRSTRERGLEIIGVFHSHPDHVAVPSECDRTLAWPVYSYIIVSVMAGQVADFKSWQLNDQNQFEPEPVKMIGSSANKASFLS from the coding sequence ATGGCTGATCTTTACCTTGATGCCGACTGCTATCAAGCCATAGTTGAGGCGGCTGTCGCTGGCTACCCCAAGGAATGCTGTGGGCTGCTAGTGGGCCGGCGTAGGTCTGGGGAAGAGTCGCCCGGCGAGGTCGCTCGCACTGTGGTTGAGGTTGTCACCTTAAACAATGCCTGGGATCCGTCGCTGCTGGACTATACCGACCCCACAGGCGATGGGGCCCACAGTCTGCGCGATCGCTACTGGATCGACCCCGCTGATATGTTGGCCGTACAGCGATCGACACGGGAACGAGGGTTAGAGATTATTGGCGTGTTTCACTCTCACCCCGACCATGTAGCGGTGCCGTCGGAGTGCGATCGCACCCTTGCCTGGCCCGTCTATTCCTACATCATTGTTTCGGTGATGGCAGGGCAAGTTGCCGACTTCAAAAGCTGGCAGCTCAATGACCAAAACCAGTTCGAGCCCGAGCCTGTGAAAATGATTGGATCATCTGCCAACAAAGCTTCATTCTTGTCCTAA
- the moeB gene encoding molybdopterin-synthase adenylyltransferase MoeB, giving the protein MLNPNLDDIQLTKEEYERYSRHIILPEVGLDGQKKLKAASVLCVGTGGLGSPLLLYLAAAGIGRIGIVDFDTVDQSNLHRQVIHSESWVGKPKIESAKSRILEINPHCQVDLYETRLSAENALGIFEPYDVVVDGTDNFPTRYLVNDACVLLGKPNVYGSIFRFEGQATVFNYQDGPNYRDLYPEPPPPGLVPSCAEGGVLGVLPGIIGVIQANETIKVILGTGRTLSGRLLLYNALEMTFRELKLRPNPVRPVIDKLIDYEEFCGIPQARMEAEKELAEISEMTVTELKQVLDSGADDVVLLDVRNPNEYEIARIPGSVLVPLPDIENGDGVDKVKSLVNGHRLIVHCKMGGRSAKALGLLKQHGIEGTNVKGGITAWSKEVDASVPEY; this is encoded by the coding sequence ATGCTCAACCCAAACCTGGACGACATTCAGCTCACCAAAGAGGAGTACGAGCGCTACTCCCGCCACATCATTCTGCCGGAGGTGGGTCTCGATGGGCAGAAGAAGCTCAAGGCCGCTAGTGTGCTCTGCGTGGGCACCGGAGGATTAGGTTCACCCCTGCTGCTGTATCTGGCCGCCGCTGGCATTGGCCGCATCGGCATTGTCGACTTTGACACCGTCGATCAGTCGAACCTCCACCGCCAGGTGATCCACAGCGAGTCGTGGGTGGGCAAACCCAAAATTGAGTCGGCCAAAAGCCGCATTCTTGAAATCAACCCTCACTGCCAGGTTGACCTCTACGAAACCCGTCTCAGCGCCGAGAATGCCCTGGGCATCTTTGAACCCTACGACGTGGTAGTTGACGGCACCGACAACTTTCCCACCCGCTACCTAGTCAACGACGCCTGCGTGCTGCTGGGCAAGCCCAACGTCTACGGCTCCATCTTTCGCTTTGAGGGCCAGGCCACAGTCTTTAACTACCAGGATGGTCCCAACTATCGCGACCTCTACCCCGAACCGCCGCCGCCGGGGCTGGTGCCCTCCTGTGCGGAGGGTGGCGTGCTGGGCGTACTGCCCGGCATCATTGGCGTCATTCAGGCCAACGAAACCATTAAGGTGATTTTGGGCACGGGCAGAACGCTCAGCGGCCGCCTGCTGCTCTACAATGCCCTCGAGATGACCTTTAGAGAGCTGAAGCTACGGCCCAATCCCGTCCGCCCAGTGATCGACAAGTTGATCGACTACGAAGAGTTCTGCGGCATTCCTCAAGCGCGTATGGAGGCAGAGAAAGAGTTGGCTGAAATCTCCGAAATGACCGTTACTGAGCTGAAGCAGGTGCTCGACAGCGGGGCCGACGACGTAGTGCTGCTCGACGTGCGCAACCCCAACGAGTACGAAATTGCCCGCATCCCTGGCTCGGTGCTGGTGCCTCTGCCCGATATCGAGAACGGCGACGGGGTTGATAAGGTCAAGAGCCTAGTCAACGGCCATCGCCTGATTGTGCACTGCAAAATGGGCGGACGATCGGCCAAAGCTCTAGGCCTTCTCAAGCAGCACGGCATTGAGGGCACCAATGTGAAAGGCGGCATCACCGCCTGGAGCAAAGAGGTAGACGCCTCAGTTCCCGAATACTAA